The following is a genomic window from Kiritimatiellia bacterium.
ATCATGGGAAGATGAAAATCCTGTTCCTTTGCACCGGCAATTCCTGCCGGAGCCAGATGGCGGAAGGCTGGGCGCGCCACCTGAAGGGCGGCGCGATCGAGGCGTATTCCGCCGGCCTCGATACGCGTGGGCTCAATCCGTTGGCCGTGAAAGTCATGGCCGAGGCGGGCGTGGATATCTCGGGGCAGCGCTCGAAACACGTGGGCGAGTTGAGGGAAGTTCCTTTCGATTACGTGGTGACCGTTTGTGACCACGCGCACGAATCCTGCCCGCTGTTTCCGGGCGGGACCAAGGTGGTGCATGTCGGTTTCGACGACCCCCCGCGGCTGGCGAAGGCGGCGAAGAACGAGGAAGAGGCGCTGCAACATTATCGGCGCGTGCGGGATGAAATCAGAGCCCTCATCGAGAAATTACCGGAGGTCCTGAAGACATGAATGAAAAGATCGGCCACTCGAACGAAAGAAAACTCACGAATGTATTCGAGCGCTACCTGACCGTCTGGGTGGCGTTATGCATCGTGGCCGGCATCATCCTCGGCAAGGTCGCGCCGGGCGTCGCCCGGTTCCTGGACGGCCTGTCCATCTTCGTGAACGGGGCGCCCGTCGTGTCCATCCCCATCGCGATATGCCTCTTCTTCATGATGTATCCCATCATGGTGAAGATCGATTTCGCCTCCGTCGTGAAGGCGGGCAGGAGCGGCAAGCCTGTCTGGCTGACCTTGTTCGTCAATTGGGCGATCAAGCCCTTCACGATGTACGGCATCGCGCTGTTGTTCCTGGGCTTTCTCTTCCGCGGCCTCATCGGGGCCGAGGCGACCGACCTGGTGAAGATGCCGTTCGGCCTGGACCTCGCCGTGGGTGCGACCCACGGGGCCGGCACCGTGGTCGTGCACGAGGGCGTCAAGATGCTGCAGGTCCCCTTGTGGCGCAGCTACTTCGCGGGTTGCATCCTGCTCGGCATCGCGCCCTGCACCGCGATGGTGCTGGTCTGGGGATATCTTGCGCGCGGCCGTGACGGCCTCACCCTGATCATGGTGGCCATCAACTCCCTCTCCATGCTGGTGCTCTATGGGCCGCTCGGCGGATTCCTGCTGGGCGTCGGGCGCCTTCCCGTCCCCTGGCAGGCCCTGTTGCTCTCCATCGGCATCTACGTGGCCCTTCCCCTCGTCGCCGGCTACTTCTCCCGCAAGTGGATCATCCGGGCGAAAGGCGAAAGGTGGTTCGTCGAGAAGTTCCTGCACGTTCTCACGCCCATCACGATCATCGCCCTGCTGACCACGCTGGTGCTGCTGTTCAGTTTCAAGGGCGAGACCATCCTCGGCAACCCGCTGACCATCCTGTGGATTGCGATCCCTCTGTTCATCCAGACCATGCTCATCTTCTGGCTGGGTTA
Proteins encoded in this region:
- a CDS encoding arsenate reductase ArsC: MKILFLCTGNSCRSQMAEGWARHLKGGAIEAYSAGLDTRGLNPLAVKVMAEAGVDISGQRSKHVGELREVPFDYVVTVCDHAHESCPLFPGGTKVVHVGFDDPPRLAKAAKNEEEALQHYRRVRDEIRALIEKLPEVLKT
- the arsB gene encoding ACR3 family arsenite efflux transporter, producing the protein MNEKIGHSNERKLTNVFERYLTVWVALCIVAGIILGKVAPGVARFLDGLSIFVNGAPVVSIPIAICLFFMMYPIMVKIDFASVVKAGRSGKPVWLTLFVNWAIKPFTMYGIALLFLGFLFRGLIGAEATDLVKMPFGLDLAVGATHGAGTVVVHEGVKMLQVPLWRSYFAGCILLGIAPCTAMVLVWGYLARGRDGLTLIMVAINSLSMLVLYGPLGGFLLGVGRLPVPWQALLLSIGIYVALPLVAGYFSRKWIIRAKGERWFVEKFLHVLTPITIIALLTTLVLLFSFKGETILGNPLTILWIAIPLFIQTMLIFWLGYGWARLLKLPYQDAAPAAMIGASNHFEVAIATATMLFGLSSGAALATVVGVLIEVPVMLGLVKICLKTSRWFGGPRAAPAGEGGPGFPLAPA